A single genomic interval of Apis cerana isolate GH-2021 linkage group LG2, AcerK_1.0, whole genome shotgun sequence harbors:
- the LOC108002861 gene encoding maspardin-like isoform X2, translated as MSCTSELSRSQEYLSFRSSVPLRKIVVDADGTKGWKVYDSSPKTIKCPLICLPPVSGTADIFFKQVLGLAAKGYRIISAEPPVYWNVKEWCDGFRKLLDYMELDKVHLFGASLGGFLAQKFTEVNAHCPRVVSLVLCNSFTDTSVFSYNDSATIFWILPSLVLKKMLMGNFVTDKVDGEIVEAIDFMVERLESLTQPELASRLTMNCVNCYVQPQKICHLPITIIDVFDEYALSNSVREEVYKCYPNAKLAHLKSGGNFPYLSRAAEVNLHLQKETLKNGQFFE; from the exons atgtcgtGTACGAGCGAGCTTTCTCGATCACAGGAATATCTCAGCTTTCGTAGTTCCGTCCCGCTTAGAAAAATCGTCGTTGACGCCGATGGTACTAAG gGATGGAAAGTATACGATTCTAGTCCAAAAACCATTAAATGTCCACTTATATGTCTTCCACCGGTTAGTGGGACagccgatattttttttaaacaagtaCTGGGCTTAGCAGCAAAAGGATACAGAATCATATCG gcTGAACCGCCCGTATACTGGAACGTTAAAGAATGGTGTGATGGATTCAGAAAACTTCTGGATTACATGGAATTAGATAAGGTGCATCTTTTCGGCGCTTCATTAG gTGGGTTTCTGGCGCAAAAATTCACCGAGGTGAATGCTCATTGTCCTAGAGTAGTATCGTTGGTTTTATGTAACTCGTTCACGGACACGTCGGTGTTCAGTTACAATGATTCCGCGACAAT CTTTTGGATTTTGCCATCATtggtattaaaaaagatgttaATGGGAAACTTTGTAACGGATAAAGTGGACGGAGAGATTGTTGAGGCGATTGATTTTATGGTAGAAAGA TTGGAAAGTTTAACGCAACCGGAGTTAGCGTCTCGATTAACGATGAATTGTGTCAATTGTTACGTACAACCGCAAAAAATATGTCACTTACCTATCACCATTATAGATGTTTTTGACGAGTACGCGTTATCGAACTCGGTGAGAGAAGAAGTGTATAAATGTTATCCAAATGCTAAATTGGCCCATTTAAAAAGTGGCGggaattttccatatttaagTCGAGCGGCAGAAGTAAATTTGCATTTACAG AAAGAAACGCTAAAAAATGGACAATTCTTTGAATGA
- the LOC108002861 gene encoding maspardin-like isoform X1: MSCTSELSRSQEYLSFRSSVPLRKIVVDADGTKGWKVYDSSPKTIKCPLICLPPVSGTADIFFKQVLGLAAKGYRIISAEPPVYWNVKEWCDGFRKLLDYMELDKVHLFGASLGGFLAQKFTEVNAHCPRVVSLVLCNSFTDTSVFSYNDSATIFWILPSLVLKKMLMGNFVTDKVDGEIVEAIDFMVERLESLTQPELASRLTMNCVNCYVQPQKICHLPITIIDVFDEYALSNSVREEVYKCYPNAKLAHLKSGGNFPYLSRAAEVNLHLQIHLRQFEGTEYAASERKKL, from the exons atgtcgtGTACGAGCGAGCTTTCTCGATCACAGGAATATCTCAGCTTTCGTAGTTCCGTCCCGCTTAGAAAAATCGTCGTTGACGCCGATGGTACTAAG gGATGGAAAGTATACGATTCTAGTCCAAAAACCATTAAATGTCCACTTATATGTCTTCCACCGGTTAGTGGGACagccgatattttttttaaacaagtaCTGGGCTTAGCAGCAAAAGGATACAGAATCATATCG gcTGAACCGCCCGTATACTGGAACGTTAAAGAATGGTGTGATGGATTCAGAAAACTTCTGGATTACATGGAATTAGATAAGGTGCATCTTTTCGGCGCTTCATTAG gTGGGTTTCTGGCGCAAAAATTCACCGAGGTGAATGCTCATTGTCCTAGAGTAGTATCGTTGGTTTTATGTAACTCGTTCACGGACACGTCGGTGTTCAGTTACAATGATTCCGCGACAAT CTTTTGGATTTTGCCATCATtggtattaaaaaagatgttaATGGGAAACTTTGTAACGGATAAAGTGGACGGAGAGATTGTTGAGGCGATTGATTTTATGGTAGAAAGA TTGGAAAGTTTAACGCAACCGGAGTTAGCGTCTCGATTAACGATGAATTGTGTCAATTGTTACGTACAACCGCAAAAAATATGTCACTTACCTATCACCATTATAGATGTTTTTGACGAGTACGCGTTATCGAACTCGGTGAGAGAAGAAGTGTATAAATGTTATCCAAATGCTAAATTGGCCCATTTAAAAAGTGGCGggaattttccatatttaagTCGAGCGGCAGAAGTAAATTTGCATTTACAG ataCACTTAAGGCAGTTTGAAGGCACTGAATATGCTGcttctgaaagaaaaaaattataa
- the LOC108002860 gene encoding major facilitator superfamily domain-containing protein 12-like, which produces MESSKMENAEEQSPLLERKISTSTKIAYALGHIFNDLTAAMWFSYTLIYFQRVVLLEPIVAGALLLLGQIIDAFMTPVFGVLVDRYLKKKIWHIIGSVMVTLSFPVIFGGFSKSSHVNIMLLYVASIAVFQTGWAAVQISHLSMIPALTNSLLARADLTAIRYSAQVGSAVAVFVVTWIVLPTDEEAMGRLVEEDSYKFRNIVLTLTSIGLMATILFHVFLKENLLEDFESQKGNIEEARRLFDSSQSSRTSLVGTTILLRVAMLYVASRLFITLATVYLPLYIEETDIDGKEALATVPLVSYISSFVAALLLKYINKSCGTKVCYFLGTLIGIISAAVTEYGGTSKAILYIVAILIGSASSITMVTALSVTAEIIGPRTERSAIVYSIVTFFDKVVTGLVVIFIEKLRCTQSTYCPNYNRDTLALVCVLSMLLGLVTLFSVSRCLN; this is translated from the exons ATGGAATCTTCGAAAATGGAAAACGCGGAGGAACAATCTCCTCTATTGGAGAGGAAAATAAGTACGTCGACGAAAATCGCTTATGCCTTGGGACATATTTTCAATGACCTCACTGCAGCCATGTGGTTCTCCTACACcctgatttattttcaaagggTGGTCTTGTTGGAGCCGATCGTTGCCGGTGCTCTTCTACTTttgg GTCAAATCATCGACGCCTTCATGACTCCTGTTTTCGGCGTATTGGTCGATCGATACctgaagaaaaagatttggCATATTATCGGATCTGTGATGGTCACGCTATCGTTCCCAGTGATCTTTGGTGGGTTTAGCAAATCGTCACACGTAAATATCATGCTTCTTTACGTGGCCAGCATCGCCGTATTTCAAACTGGATGGGCAGCTGTGCAGATATCGCATTTATCCATGATCCCTGCGTTAACGAATTCATTGCTGGCACGGGCGGACTTAACTGCGATAAG GTATTCCGCTCAGGTTGGATCAGCCGTTGCTGTATTCGTCGTTACGTGGATAGTTTTACCCACGGATGAGGAGGCAATGGGGCGATTAGTTGAAGAGGACAGTTATAAATTTAGA AATATCGTTTTGACTTTAACGTCCATCGGTTTGATGGCCACCATACTCTTCCACgtgtttttaaaagaaaatttattggagGATTTCGAATCGCAGAAAGGAAATATCGAAGAAGCTAGAAGATTGTTCGACAGCTCCCAAAGTAGTCGAACCTCTTTGGTCGGCACGACAATTTTACTCAGAGTGGCTATGCTGTACGTAGCAAGCAGACTTTTCATTACCTTGGCCACGGTGTATTTACCATTATACATAGAAGAAACGGATATCGATGGAAAAGAAGCCCTCGCCACTGTCCCACTGGTCTCCTACATATCTTCCTTTGTTGCCGCTTTGTTACTCAAGTACATAAACAAATCATGCGGAACAAAG GTATGTTACTTTTTGGGCACGTTAATTGGCATAATTTCCGCCGCGGTCACGGAATATGGAGGGACTTCGAAGGCGATTTTATACATCGTGGCGATTTTAATCGGGAGTGCAAGCTCAATCACAATGGTCACAGCCTTGAGCGTGACGGCAGAAATAATTGGTCCGCGAACAGAGCGGAGCGCCATTGTTTACTCGATCGTGACATTTTTCGACAAAGTCGTTACGGGGCTCGTTGTCATCTTTATCGAGAAATT gcgATGCACGCAATCAACGTACTGTCCAAATTATAACAGAGATACTTTGGCCCTTGTGTGCGTCCTTTCCATGCTTCTCGGACTTGTCACGCTATTTTCAGTTTCGCgatgtttaaattaa